Part of the Candidatus Methanoperedens sp. genome is shown below.
TGTCACTTTCACAGTAACAAGCGGTGGTAATGCTGTTGCCGAATCAGCAGTCACACTTACAGGTGCTGTTAGCGGGAGCGGGATCACCAACCAGAATGGCCAGGTAATATTATTTGTTAATTCAACAGGCACCGGTGGAATTACTGCTATTGCAACAAAGAATGGTTTCTCCACCGGAAGTATGAGTCTTGGGGTATCAGGCCAGCAATCGCTCACTATTACTGCAAACCCGTCCAGTCTGACCAACTGGGTAACCACCTATGTTATATTTACGGTTACAAGCGCAGGTTCTGCGGTAAGCGGGGCAACTGTTACTGCTTCGGGAGGCGGGGTCGGAGGTGAAGGCGTAACAGATTCAGAAGGCCACGTAACCTTGCAACTTAATGCGGCAGGACAGGGAACTATCAGTGTGACAGCCCGGAAAACCGGATACATTGACGGGCTTACAACAATAGCCCATTGATTTTTTATGCTTGACAATATTATGCGACTAATGGAAAAAGGAAATCCCGTAAGTATTCTTATTTCCAATGAAAAGGGTATGGAAAGTCCACTTTTATATTGTGAACTGGTGCATAAAGCAAGATATGGCGAATCTTTTATAATCACGAGCCAGGGATGCAGGGTTTGTGAATATATTTTTTGCAATACGCAAAATTCACCCGGGGATTATTATAACAGCACTGGCAGGTACAAGAACCGGAAGGCGGCATCAAATGCTGTTTCTTCGTTAAAAAGGTTTGAAATTAATGGCCTCTCAATAAGAATTACTCCTTTTAAAGGAGATAAGGGAGAGAAATTCGATGTCCTGATCCTTTACCTGAAACCAGTCAGGGTGATGAGAATAATCCAGGCTTATGCATATCTTGAGGGTAAACAGGCCAGGATCAGGACCGGGGGTATAGCATCAATTTGCAGCGATTGTACGGTGAATCCATTGCAGGGAGAATTAAGTTTCTCCCTGGGATGTAAAGGTTCAAGGAAGCATAGCAAATATGGAGATGATGAGGTGGTTGTAGGAATTCCTTTTGAATTAGCAAAAGATATCGACGAGGCTATCGGGAAAATCCCGGAGACCTTTTCATGA
Proteins encoded:
- a CDS encoding protein clustered with O-phosphoseryl-tRNA(Cys) synthetase, encoding MLDNIMRLMEKGNPVSILISNEKGMESPLLYCELVHKARYGESFIITSQGCRVCEYIFCNTQNSPGDYYNSTGRYKNRKAASNAVSSLKRFEINGLSIRITPFKGDKGEKFDVLILYLKPVRVMRIIQAYAYLEGKQARIRTGGIASICSDCTVNPLQGELSFSLGCKGSRKHSKYGDDEVVVGIPFELAKDIDEAIGKIPETFS